A single window of Tetrapisispora phaffii CBS 4417 chromosome 16, complete genome DNA harbors:
- the TPHA0P01850 gene encoding uncharacterized protein encodes MKNSFEITGFQVFGNSAMALILSFMFYKVMLHPTTDTFCYCGAAMFFAILINAFSSLIEIFTLYEPRPIMEKHKSYSLYHPSADAFASIISEIPPKLITSVCVNIIFYFLCKFRRNGRVFFFYYLISVVAVFPMSHLFKCVGSLTKTLQEAMVPASMLLLALSMYTGFAISRTKILGWSIWVWYINPLAYLFESLMINEFHGRHFPCTAYIPVGGSYDSQTGTTRICSVNGAIAGQDYVLGDDYIKS; translated from the coding sequence ATGAAAAACAGTTTTGAAATTACAGGTTTTCAAGTTTTTGGTAACTCTGCCATGGCTTTAATTCTAAGTTTTATGTTTTACAAAGTTATGCTTCATCCAACTACTGATACTTTCTGCTATTGTGGTGCTGCTATGTTCTTTGCCATTTTAATTAATGCTTTCTCTTCCcttattgaaatttttaccTTATATGAACCTAGACCGATCATGGAAAAACACAAATCGTACTCATTATACCATCCAAGTGCTGATGCATTCGCTTCTATTATATCGGAAATACCCCCAAAGTTAATCACATCTGTTTGTGTTAACATCATTTTCTACTTCTTATGTAAATTTAGAAGAAATGGTCgtgtttttttcttctacTATTTGATTAGTGTTGTTGCCGTTTTCCCTATGTCACATTTATTCAAATGTGTCGGTTCCTTAACAAAGACATTGCAAGAGGCTATGGTTCCCGCTTCTATGTTACTGTTAGCTTTGTCAATGTATACTGGTTTTGCTATCTCAAGAACAAAAATCTTAGGTTGGTCTATTTGGGTATGGTATATTAATCCATTAGCATACttatttgaatcattaaTGATTAATGAGTTCCATGGTCGCCATTTCCCATGTACCGCATACATCCCTGTTGGAGGTTCTTATGATTCACAAACAGGAACAACAAGAATTTGTTCTGTTAATGGTGCTATTGCAGGCCAGGATTATGTTTTGGGTGACGATTACATTAAGTCAAG